From Pseudomonas sp. stari2, a single genomic window includes:
- the ptsP gene encoding phosphoenolpyruvate--protein phosphotransferase yields the protein MLNTLRKIVQEVNSAKDLKAALGIIVLRVKEAMGSQVCSVYLLDPETNRFVLMATEGLNKRSIGKVSMAPNEGLVGLVGTREEPLNLENAADHPRYRYFAETGEERYASFLGAPIIHHRRVVGVLVIQQKERRQFDEGEEAFLVTMSAQLAGVIAHAEATGSIRGLGRQGKGIQEAKFVGVPGSPGAAVGTAVVMLPPADLDVVPDKSVDDIDAEIKLFKKALEGVRADMRNLSTKLATQLRPEERALFDVYQMMLDDASLGNEVKTVIKTGQWAQGALRQVVTDHVNRFELMDDEYLRERASDVRDLGRRLLAYLQEDRTTNMVFPDNTILVSEELTATQLGEVPEGKLVGLVSVLGSGNSHVAILARAMGIPTVMGVVDLPYAKVDGIPMIVDGIKGEIYTNPSEVLIKQFADVVEEEKQLALGLDTLRDLPCVTLDGHRMPLWVNTGLLADVARAQKRGAEGVGLYRTEVPFMINQRFPSEKEQLAIYREQLAAFHPQPVTMRTLDIGGDKALSYFPIKEDNPFLGWRGIRVTLDHPEIFLVQTRAMLKASEGLNNLRILLPMISGIHELEEALHLIHRAWGEVRDEGTDVPMPPVGVMIEIPAAVYQTRELARMVDFLSVGSNDLTQYLLAVDRNNPRVADLYDYLHPAVLQALQIVVRDAHAEGKPVSICGEMAGDPAAAVLLMAMGFDSLSMNATNLPKVKWMLRQINLSKAKDLLAELMTIDNPQVIHSSLQLALKSLGLSRMVKPL from the coding sequence ATGCTCAATACGCTGCGCAAGATCGTCCAGGAAGTTAACTCCGCCAAGGATCTCAAGGCGGCGTTGGGGATTATTGTGTTGCGCGTCAAAGAGGCCATGGGCAGCCAGGTCTGCTCGGTCTACTTGCTTGATCCCGAGACCAACCGCTTCGTCCTGATGGCCACCGAGGGCTTGAACAAGCGCTCGATCGGCAAAGTCAGCATGGCACCCAACGAAGGTCTGGTCGGCCTGGTCGGCACGCGTGAAGAACCCCTGAACCTCGAAAATGCCGCGGATCACCCGCGCTATCGCTACTTCGCCGAAACCGGCGAGGAGCGCTACGCCTCGTTCCTCGGGGCGCCGATCATTCACCACCGCCGCGTCGTCGGCGTGTTGGTCATCCAGCAGAAAGAACGCCGCCAGTTCGATGAAGGTGAAGAGGCCTTCCTCGTGACCATGAGCGCGCAGCTCGCCGGCGTAATCGCTCACGCCGAGGCCACCGGGTCGATCCGAGGTCTGGGCCGTCAGGGCAAGGGCATCCAGGAAGCCAAGTTCGTCGGTGTGCCGGGTTCGCCGGGTGCGGCGGTCGGTACGGCGGTGGTCATGCTGCCGCCGGCCGACCTCGATGTCGTGCCAGACAAGTCTGTCGACGACATCGATGCCGAAATAAAACTGTTCAAGAAGGCGCTTGAAGGCGTGCGCGCCGACATGCGCAACCTGTCGACCAAACTGGCCACCCAGTTGCGTCCCGAAGAACGCGCGTTGTTCGACGTGTACCAGATGATGCTCGACGACGCGTCTCTCGGTAACGAAGTCAAAACCGTGATCAAGACGGGTCAGTGGGCCCAGGGCGCGCTGCGTCAGGTGGTGACCGACCACGTCAACCGTTTCGAATTGATGGACGATGAATACCTGCGTGAGCGGGCGTCGGATGTGCGTGACCTCGGTCGCCGTCTGCTGGCCTACCTGCAGGAAGACCGCACGACCAACATGGTTTTCCCCGACAACACCATCCTGGTCAGTGAAGAGCTGACCGCCACCCAGCTCGGTGAAGTGCCGGAAGGCAAGCTGGTGGGGTTGGTCTCGGTACTGGGTTCGGGTAACTCCCACGTCGCGATCCTGGCCCGGGCCATGGGTATTCCGACGGTGATGGGTGTAGTCGACTTGCCGTACGCCAAGGTCGATGGCATCCCGATGATCGTCGACGGGATCAAGGGCGAAATCTACACCAACCCGAGCGAAGTGCTGATCAAGCAATTCGCCGACGTGGTGGAAGAAGAGAAGCAATTGGCGCTGGGCCTCGATACCCTGCGTGACTTGCCGTGTGTGACACTCGACGGTCACCGCATGCCGCTGTGGGTCAACACCGGCCTGCTGGCGGACGTGGCGCGGGCGCAGAAACGCGGTGCCGAGGGTGTCGGTCTGTATCGGACCGAAGTGCCGTTCATGATCAACCAGCGGTTCCCGAGCGAAAAGGAACAACTGGCGATCTACCGCGAACAGCTCGCCGCGTTCCACCCGCAACCGGTGACCATGCGTACGCTGGACATCGGCGGTGACAAGGCGCTGTCGTACTTCCCGATCAAGGAAGACAACCCGTTCCTTGGCTGGCGCGGGATCCGCGTCACCCTCGACCACCCGGAAATCTTCCTGGTGCAGACCCGTGCGATGCTCAAGGCCAGCGAAGGCCTGAACAACCTGCGGATCCTGTTGCCGATGATCTCCGGCATCCATGAGCTCGAAGAAGCGTTGCACCTGATCCACCGGGCCTGGGGCGAAGTGCGCGACGAAGGCACCGATGTGCCGATGCCGCCGGTGGGCGTGATGATCGAGATTCCGGCGGCGGTCTACCAGACCAGGGAACTGGCGCGGATGGTGGACTTCCTGTCGGTGGGTTCCAACGACCTGACCCAGTATCTGCTGGCCGTGGACCGCAACAACCCGCGCGTGGCCGATCTCTACGACTATCTGCACCCGGCGGTGCTGCAAGCCTTGCAGATCGTCGTGCGCGACGCCCATGCCGAAGGCAAACCGGTGAGCATCTGCGGCGAGATGGCCGGTGACCCGGCGGCGGCGGTGCTGTTGATGGCGATGGGCTTCGACAGCCTGTCGATGAACGCCACCAACTTGCCGAAGGTGAAGTGGATGCTGCGTCAGATCAATCTGAGCA
- a CDS encoding RNA pyrophosphohydrolase has protein sequence MIDPDGFRPNVGIILTNDAGQVLWARRINQDAWQFPQGGINPEETPEDALYRELNEEVGLEREDVEILACTRGWLRYRLPQRLVRTHSQPLCIGQKQKWFLLRLISNEQRVRMDLTGKPEFDGWRWVSYWYPLGQVVTFKREVYRRALKELAPRLLARD, from the coding sequence GTGATCGACCCCGATGGTTTCCGTCCTAATGTCGGGATCATTCTGACGAATGACGCCGGACAGGTGCTATGGGCTCGCCGTATCAATCAAGATGCCTGGCAGTTTCCACAGGGAGGAATCAATCCCGAGGAGACGCCGGAAGACGCCTTGTACCGCGAGTTGAACGAAGAAGTGGGCCTGGAACGCGAAGATGTTGAAATTCTCGCCTGTACCCGGGGCTGGTTGCGCTATCGTTTGCCGCAACGTCTGGTGCGAACCCACAGCCAACCGCTGTGCATCGGCCAGAAACAGAAGTGGTTTCTCCTGCGCCTGATCTCCAACGAGCAGCGGGTGCGGATGGATTTGACCGGTAAACCGGAGTTCGATGGCTGGCGCTGGGTCAGCTATTGGTATCCGCTGGGCCAGGTGGTGACATTCAAGCGCGAGGTGTATCGCCGCGCTCTCAAAGAGCTTGCCCCGCGCCTTTTAGCGCGCGACTGA
- a CDS encoding DUF2269 domain-containing protein: protein METLTALKAAHMVATVVLLASALGLGVWVLLARRKGDATAGSRTLQRPRVFVWLLMGLALLSMPFTGWWMVHLVGWPLGQTWILASSVLYTVAALAWFWLLVRLNRLRKTPGGVGRFSFALALFSFVCFVAIAGLMGAKPV, encoded by the coding sequence ATGGAAACGTTAACTGCCCTGAAAGCGGCGCACATGGTCGCCACCGTGGTTTTGCTGGCGAGTGCGCTGGGGCTGGGTGTGTGGGTTTTACTGGCCCGGCGCAAGGGTGACGCGACGGCGGGCAGCCGCACCTTGCAGCGGCCACGGGTGTTTGTCTGGCTGCTGATGGGTCTGGCGCTGCTGAGCATGCCATTCACCGGCTGGTGGATGGTGCATCTGGTGGGCTGGCCGCTGGGGCAGACGTGGATTCTGGCCTCCAGCGTGCTGTACACCGTGGCGGCGCTGGCGTGGTTCTGGCTGCTGGTGCGCTTGAACCGCTTGCGCAAGACGCCGGGCGGCGTCGGCCGGTTCAGCTTTGCCCTGGCGTTGTTCAGTTTTGTCTGCTTTGTCGCGATTGCCGGGTTGATGGGCGCCAAGCCGGTTTAA
- a CDS encoding HAD family hydrolase, whose protein sequence is MRLALFDLDNTLLGGDSDHAWGDYLCERGFLDPIAYKARNDEFYQDYLAGKLDNAAYLNFCLEILGRTDMAVLEQWHNDFMRDCIEPLMLPKAVELLKKHREAGDKLVIITATNRFVTAPIAVRLGVETLIATECEMQNGRYTGRSTDVPCFREGKVTRLNRWLEETGHSLEDSYFYSDSMNDLPLLEQVVNPVAVDPDPNLRAEAEKRGWSVISLRD, encoded by the coding sequence ATGCGCCTGGCTTTATTCGATTTGGACAACACCCTTCTGGGCGGCGACAGCGATCACGCCTGGGGCGACTATCTGTGTGAGCGCGGCTTCCTCGACCCGATCGCCTACAAGGCGCGCAACGACGAGTTCTACCAGGATTACCTGGCGGGCAAACTGGATAACGCCGCGTACCTGAATTTCTGCCTGGAAATCCTCGGCCGCACCGACATGGCCGTGCTCGAGCAATGGCACAACGACTTCATGCGCGACTGCATCGAGCCATTGATGCTGCCAAAAGCGGTCGAGCTGCTGAAAAAGCACCGTGAGGCCGGCGACAAACTGGTGATCATCACCGCCACCAACCGTTTCGTCACCGCACCGATTGCCGTACGCCTGGGCGTTGAAACCCTGATCGCCACCGAGTGCGAGATGCAGAACGGCCGCTACACCGGTCGCAGCACCGACGTGCCGTGCTTCCGCGAAGGCAAGGTGACCCGCCTGAACCGCTGGCTGGAGGAGACCGGGCATTCGCTGGAAGACAGCTACTTCTACAGCGATTCGATGAACGACTTGCCGCTGTTGGAGCAGGTGGTAAATCCGGTGGCCGTCGATCCGGACCCGAATCTGCGGGCCGAAGCCGAGAAACGTGGCTGGTCGGTCATCTCACTGCGCGATTGA